One Paraburkholderia agricolaris DNA segment encodes these proteins:
- a CDS encoding methyl-accepting chemotaxis protein: protein MDNFLQTIRFKIILAFGVCVILMAAIGLFGTLKLSSLNANVANGYSGNTVPIADLSEVRQASSDIRLQLRRIQVYRDQGKTSEGIEKIHRDVERINKAWNHYYPNGISSNKEREIAERARSALQETLATSDQAMLALGSGSYDAAAPLIEKIGMSGDTLAAALSEDAALNLAQAQQFVVDSDATFRTTFWISIALLVAGIVIAAGVSAYLLRAISQPLNKAVDLANHIADGKLENRIFVDSRGEFGQLLEALGRMDSKLADTVRGIKTSTESVTVASREIASGNLDLSARTEEQAASLEETAASMTQLTETVKQNADNARQANALATNATGMADSGNDSVQVMVGTIGQISSSSSKISEITGVIEGIAFQTNILALNAAVEAARAGEQGRGFAVVASEVRSLAQRSAAAAKEIKELISSSVTMIQDGAKQATEVSATMGQVKQAIKQVSDIVGEIAAASEEQSRGIEQVNQAVGQMDEVTQQNAALVEEAAAAAQSLEEQATRLKDAVSVFRLADTAQSPARTAIAQSKPRLPASAIATTRRVEPTRPKLAPTTMTDRPPALAADTAKADWETF from the coding sequence ATGGATAATTTCTTACAAACAATCAGGTTCAAAATCATTCTCGCGTTTGGTGTGTGCGTGATACTCATGGCTGCGATCGGCCTGTTTGGAACACTGAAGCTCTCCTCCCTCAATGCGAACGTGGCCAACGGATACTCCGGCAATACGGTCCCGATTGCCGATTTGTCGGAGGTACGTCAGGCCAGCTCGGATATTCGCCTTCAGTTGAGACGAATTCAGGTGTATCGCGATCAGGGAAAAACGAGCGAAGGGATTGAAAAAATTCACCGTGACGTAGAGCGTATCAACAAAGCGTGGAACCACTATTATCCCAACGGTATTTCCAGTAATAAGGAGCGCGAAATTGCGGAGAGGGCCAGGAGCGCCCTGCAGGAGACGCTCGCAACGAGCGACCAGGCAATGCTTGCCCTCGGTTCCGGCAGCTACGACGCAGCCGCTCCTTTGATCGAAAAAATAGGGATGAGCGGCGATACCCTGGCAGCGGCGCTCAGTGAAGACGCGGCGCTGAACCTGGCTCAGGCCCAGCAGTTCGTTGTCGACAGCGACGCGACGTTCAGGACCACCTTCTGGATCAGCATCGCCCTGCTCGTCGCCGGCATTGTGATTGCTGCCGGCGTGTCCGCTTACCTGCTGCGGGCGATCTCGCAGCCGCTCAACAAGGCGGTAGATCTGGCGAACCACATCGCAGACGGCAAGCTTGAAAATCGGATCTTCGTCGATTCGCGGGGCGAGTTCGGTCAGCTTCTCGAAGCACTGGGGAGAATGGACAGCAAGCTCGCCGATACGGTTCGCGGAATCAAAACGTCGACCGAGTCCGTGACGGTCGCATCGCGCGAAATCGCCAGCGGCAACCTGGATCTGTCTGCCCGCACCGAGGAACAGGCGGCGTCGCTTGAAGAAACCGCGGCCAGCATGACGCAGTTGACCGAAACGGTGAAGCAGAACGCCGACAATGCCCGCCAGGCGAACGCACTGGCGACCAATGCAACGGGCATGGCCGATTCAGGAAACGACTCGGTTCAGGTCATGGTCGGGACCATCGGTCAGATCAGCAGCAGTTCGAGCAAGATTTCCGAAATCACCGGCGTGATCGAAGGCATTGCTTTCCAGACGAACATCCTTGCGCTGAACGCAGCCGTTGAAGCCGCACGGGCCGGCGAACAGGGGCGCGGTTTTGCCGTGGTGGCCAGCGAGGTGCGAAGCCTGGCCCAGCGCTCGGCGGCCGCAGCCAAGGAAATCAAGGAGTTGATCAGCTCGTCCGTGACCATGATTCAGGACGGCGCGAAACAGGCCACCGAAGTCAGCGCCACCATGGGGCAGGTCAAGCAGGCCATCAAACAGGTTTCCGACATCGTCGGCGAGATTGCCGCGGCCTCTGAAGAGCAAAGCCGTGGCATCGAGCAGGTGAATCAGGCCGTGGGTCAGATGGACGAAGTGACCCAGCAGAATGCGGCCCTGGTCGAAGAGGCAGCAGCAGCCGCGCAGTCGCTTGAAGAGCAGGCGACCAGACTGAAGGACGCCGTTTCCGTGTTCAGGCTCGCCGACACGGCGCAATCCCCGGCACGCACGGCGATTGCGCAGAGCAAACCGCGCTTGCCTGCTTCCGCGATTGCTACCACGCGTCGCGTCGAACCCACCCGGCCCAAGCTTGCTCCAACCACCATGACTGACAGACCCCCCGCACTCGCAGCCGATACGGCGAAAGCGGACTGGGAAACTTTCTGA
- a CDS encoding ATP-binding protein: MKHNLFDTWWSLIGRLRGSLVLRLLVTVLLVSCAVTVLLTGLQLYRDYHRGVEQIESRLADIDRSNRDSLAEALWRLDHAQLQLELNGILRLADIRAVEIREAGATGQAAYMSAGQRSAGPVVARKFPLVYKVQGKERQIGELYVEATLLDLYDELQRTAAMILVTQAANTFLVSLFIVYILSRLVMRHVAAIARTVENYDFRKTPQPFTLQRRKPREPDELDRVAAAFNAMSARLYYAYRDERDAAAEREARNLAEAANRAKGEFLANMSHELRTPLNGILGYAQILARDALLSERQRERVEAIRKSGEHLLTLIEDTLDFARIEAGKLRVEICDVRLAGFVDVIREIIGVKAEQKRLGFVCEVAGDAPAGVRADERRLRQVVLNLLANAVKFTDSGYVGLYISRSASSRVCFEVHDTGIGIGPDQLNTIFEPFEQLGAAERRAGGAGLGLAISREFVSAMGGRIEVESRIGQGSVFRFELPAANVLPVSHTAKAAASRPDAVQGYEGPRRKVLVVDDVEINRAIVVDLLGRLGFATVEAENGREGFEKAQHEHPALILTDIVMPEMNGLELTRKLRQLEAFAQLPIIAMSASPSGTNRAMSMDAGVNAFLSKPLDLEALLTQIAMLLGLTWVQATPAASTRPNMPELNLAAVPRQQMEELHHLARLGDMHEIIVWAERMAARDPRYHAFTAPLRALARDYQSKAILQLVERYLNVEPKP; the protein is encoded by the coding sequence ATGAAGCACAATCTGTTCGACACATGGTGGAGTTTGATCGGCCGCTTGCGGGGCAGCCTTGTGTTGCGGCTGCTCGTGACGGTGCTGCTGGTCAGCTGCGCCGTCACTGTGTTGTTGACCGGCTTGCAGTTGTACCGTGACTACCACCGCGGGGTCGAGCAGATCGAAAGCCGGCTGGCGGATATCGATCGCAGCAATCGCGACAGTCTCGCGGAAGCACTCTGGCGATTGGACCATGCCCAGCTGCAACTGGAACTGAACGGCATTCTGCGTCTCGCCGACATCCGCGCCGTGGAAATTCGCGAGGCGGGGGCCACGGGGCAAGCCGCCTACATGAGCGCCGGCCAGCGCTCGGCCGGTCCGGTCGTCGCCCGCAAGTTTCCGCTGGTCTACAAAGTACAGGGCAAAGAGCGGCAGATCGGCGAGCTCTACGTCGAGGCGACACTGCTCGATCTGTACGATGAGCTGCAGCGAACCGCCGCGATGATTCTGGTCACGCAAGCGGCCAATACCTTTCTCGTCTCGCTGTTCATCGTCTACATCCTGTCCCGTCTCGTGATGCGGCACGTCGCTGCGATTGCGCGCACGGTGGAAAACTACGACTTCCGTAAAACGCCCCAGCCATTCACGCTCCAGCGGCGCAAGCCCCGCGAGCCGGACGAACTCGACCGTGTGGCGGCCGCATTCAATGCGATGAGCGCGCGCTTGTACTACGCGTATCGCGACGAGCGCGATGCGGCGGCTGAACGCGAGGCCCGCAATCTGGCCGAAGCAGCCAACCGGGCCAAAGGCGAATTCCTGGCGAACATGAGTCATGAGTTACGCACACCGCTGAACGGTATTCTTGGCTATGCCCAGATCCTGGCGCGCGATGCCCTGCTGAGCGAGCGGCAGCGCGAACGCGTCGAGGCGATCCGCAAAAGCGGCGAACATCTGCTGACCCTGATCGAAGACACGCTCGATTTCGCGAGAATCGAAGCGGGCAAGCTGCGGGTCGAAATCTGCGACGTGCGTCTGGCCGGGTTTGTCGATGTGATTCGGGAAATCATTGGCGTGAAGGCGGAGCAAAAGCGTCTCGGCTTCGTCTGCGAGGTCGCCGGGGATGCGCCTGCCGGCGTGCGTGCCGATGAACGGCGATTGCGCCAGGTAGTGCTCAACCTGCTTGCAAACGCCGTGAAGTTCACCGATTCTGGTTACGTCGGCCTGTATATCTCGAGGTCCGCGTCGAGCCGTGTCTGTTTCGAGGTGCACGATACCGGGATCGGTATCGGTCCCGATCAGTTGAACACGATCTTCGAGCCCTTCGAGCAATTGGGCGCAGCGGAGCGGCGGGCCGGCGGGGCCGGCCTCGGTTTGGCGATCAGCCGGGAGTTCGTGAGTGCGATGGGCGGCCGGATCGAGGTCGAAAGCCGCATCGGGCAGGGCAGTGTTTTCCGCTTCGAACTGCCGGCGGCGAACGTGCTGCCGGTATCGCATACGGCCAAGGCGGCGGCGTCGCGCCCGGATGCCGTGCAGGGTTATGAGGGGCCGCGCCGCAAGGTGCTGGTGGTCGACGACGTCGAGATCAATCGCGCGATCGTGGTGGACCTGCTGGGCCGTCTCGGCTTTGCCACGGTCGAAGCGGAAAACGGTCGTGAAGGGTTTGAGAAGGCGCAGCACGAACACCCCGCACTCATTCTCACGGACATCGTGATGCCCGAAATGAATGGACTCGAGCTGACCCGCAAGCTGCGCCAACTGGAGGCGTTCGCCCAGCTCCCGATCATTGCCATGTCCGCCAGTCCTTCCGGAACCAACCGGGCGATGAGCATGGATGCGGGCGTGAACGCCTTCCTTTCCAAACCGCTCGATCTCGAAGCGCTGCTGACCCAGATCGCCATGTTGCTCGGACTGACGTGGGTTCAGGCGACGCCAGCAGCGTCCACCCGCCCTAATATGCCCGAGCTGAACCTGGCGGCCGTGCCCAGGCAGCAGATGGAAGAGCTGCATCATCTCGCCCGCCTTGGCGACATGCATGAAATCATTGTCTGGGCCGAGAGAATGGCGGCGCGCGACCCGCGTTACCACGCGTTCACCGCGCCGCTGCGTGCGCTCGCCCGGGACTATCAATCGAAGGCTATTCTTCAGTTGGTCGAACGATACCTGAATGTCGAGCCCAAGCCATGA
- the bamE gene encoding outer membrane protein assembly factor BamE domain-containing protein produces MSGLRTMMSLSIVYACFLAGCTSTVAQQIKPEDVSDFRPGVTTEQQVLARLGTPSSTTMLQNGSTFLVYASTEARPLSAMFLSNMNPTVGGNNAAPTSTISFEFGPDGILHASNTVSSGFAPQTPRQP; encoded by the coding sequence ATGAGCGGCTTGCGAACCATGATGAGTCTGTCGATCGTATACGCGTGTTTTCTGGCCGGCTGCACGTCGACCGTGGCGCAGCAGATTAAACCCGAAGACGTATCGGACTTTAGACCCGGAGTGACGACGGAGCAGCAAGTGCTTGCCAGACTGGGCACGCCATCGTCAACGACCATGCTGCAAAATGGATCGACGTTCCTCGTGTATGCGTCCACCGAAGCACGGCCGCTCTCGGCGATGTTTCTATCGAACATGAATCCAACAGTGGGCGGCAACAATGCCGCGCCTACCTCCACGATCAGCTTCGAGTTCGGACCGGACGGCATACTGCATGCCTCGAATACCGTTTCCTCGGGCTTCGCTCCGCAGACGCCCCGACAACCGTAA
- a CDS encoding DUF1269 domain-containing protein — protein MIVAVFSNVTDAEKAAADFRTLEGEDANFKIGSGVMVQKDLAGKVSLLGTKTQPFWGVVIGAITGGLIGMLGGPSGALLGFTIGASTGLAGVALVDILDHEFVDSVGGDFAPGSFAIILEVREATPEALDKVVAAHHGIVYRKPLGT, from the coding sequence TTGATCGTCGCGGTTTTCAGCAACGTGACCGATGCGGAAAAAGCTGCCGCGGATTTCCGGACCCTCGAGGGAGAAGACGCGAACTTCAAGATCGGGAGCGGCGTGATGGTTCAAAAAGACCTGGCCGGAAAAGTAAGCCTGCTCGGCACGAAGACACAGCCATTCTGGGGCGTTGTAATCGGTGCCATAACGGGCGGCCTGATTGGCATGCTCGGTGGACCGTCCGGCGCCCTGCTCGGTTTCACGATCGGGGCGAGTACCGGCTTAGCCGGCGTTGCACTCGTCGACATACTGGATCATGAATTCGTCGACTCCGTCGGCGGCGACTTCGCGCCGGGATCTTTTGCAATCATTCTCGAGGTTCGCGAAGCGACGCCTGAAGCGCTCGACAAAGTCGTTGCCGCTCATCACGGAATCGTCTACCGCAAGCCACTTGGTACGTGA
- a CDS encoding MDR family MFS transporter, with protein MPRIIVAEPGTATPAAPHAEERASVGDWIAVAAGALGALMATLDISITNSALPQIQGEIGATGTEGTWISTGYLMSEIVMIPLAAWLTRVFGLRNFLLANSALFIAFSMMCGWSHTLPMMIAGRIGQGFTGGALIPTAQTIIRTRLPLSQLPVGMTMFGLIVLLGPLLGPVVGGWLAENISWSWCFFMNLPICLALMTLLIVGLPSDRPHWEAFLKADWLGIVGLAIGLSSLTVVLEEGQRERWFESSMIVALTCLSVFGMLLIAASQMTAKKPIVRLSLMRNPNYASVIVIVSAVGAALYGVSYLVPQFLGVVAGYNAEQSGAIMLLSGLPAFMIMPILPRLLGKVDFRVLVITGLVLYAISCMIDISLTAQSVGHDFVWSQLIRGTAQMLAMMPLNQASMAAVSREDSGDAAGLYNMARNLGGSIGLAIIGTVIDRRTTFHTAMIRESVSANSLIGQESLAGSAANWFAHTGDMAYSQMRALGQLGVQIQQQAIVMTYSETFYLLGIALLACIPLALLLKTPRRNAPPPSSAGH; from the coding sequence ATGCCGAGAATCATCGTGGCTGAGCCGGGAACCGCCACGCCAGCCGCACCGCACGCTGAGGAGCGTGCCAGCGTCGGTGACTGGATCGCCGTCGCCGCAGGTGCGCTCGGCGCCTTGATGGCGACGCTCGACATTTCGATCACGAACTCCGCGCTGCCGCAGATTCAGGGCGAAATCGGCGCTACCGGCACCGAAGGCACCTGGATTTCAACCGGCTATCTGATGTCGGAAATCGTGATGATTCCGCTTGCGGCATGGCTCACGCGCGTGTTCGGCTTGCGCAATTTCCTGCTGGCGAATTCCGCGCTGTTCATCGCGTTTTCAATGATGTGCGGCTGGTCGCACACGTTACCCATGATGATCGCCGGCCGCATCGGCCAGGGCTTCACCGGCGGTGCGCTGATTCCAACGGCGCAGACCATCATCCGTACGCGCCTGCCGCTATCGCAGTTGCCGGTCGGCATGACCATGTTCGGCCTGATCGTGCTGCTCGGGCCGCTGCTCGGGCCGGTGGTCGGCGGCTGGCTCGCGGAGAACATCAGCTGGAGCTGGTGCTTCTTCATGAATCTGCCGATCTGTCTGGCGCTGATGACCCTGCTGATCGTCGGTCTGCCGTCGGACCGGCCGCACTGGGAGGCGTTTCTCAAGGCGGACTGGCTCGGCATCGTCGGCCTCGCGATCGGCCTGAGTTCGCTGACGGTCGTGCTCGAGGAAGGTCAGCGCGAGCGCTGGTTCGAATCCTCGATGATCGTCGCGCTCACCTGCTTGTCGGTCTTCGGCATGCTCCTGATCGCCGCTTCGCAAATGACCGCGAAGAAGCCGATCGTGCGCCTGAGCCTGATGCGCAACCCGAACTACGCGAGCGTGATTGTGATTGTGTCCGCGGTCGGCGCGGCGCTTTATGGCGTGTCCTATCTGGTGCCGCAATTTCTCGGCGTGGTGGCGGGCTACAACGCGGAACAGTCCGGCGCGATCATGCTGCTTTCCGGGCTGCCCGCGTTCATGATCATGCCGATCCTGCCGCGGTTGCTTGGCAAAGTCGATTTCCGCGTGCTGGTGATCACCGGGCTGGTGCTGTACGCGATCAGTTGCATGATCGACATTAGCCTGACGGCGCAGAGCGTCGGGCACGATTTCGTCTGGTCGCAACTGATACGCGGCACCGCCCAGATGCTCGCGATGATGCCGCTCAATCAGGCGTCGATGGCGGCCGTGTCGCGCGAAGATTCCGGCGACGCCGCCGGTCTATACAACATGGCGCGCAACCTCGGCGGGTCGATCGGCCTTGCGATCATCGGTACCGTGATCGACCGGCGCACTACGTTCCATACCGCGATGATCCGCGAGTCCGTCAGCGCCAATTCGCTGATCGGCCAGGAGAGTCTGGCGGGGAGCGCGGCGAACTGGTTCGCCCACACGGGGGACATGGCGTACTCGCAGATGCGCGCGCTTGGGCAACTCGGGGTGCAAATCCAGCAGCAGGCCATCGTGATGACCTATTCGGAAACCTTCTATCTGCTCGGCATCGCGCTGCTCGCCTGTATTCCGCTTGCGCTGCTTCTGAAAACGCCGCGCCGCAATGCGCCGCCGCCTTCGTCCGCCGGACACTAA
- a CDS encoding efflux transporter outer membrane subunit, with protein sequence MMFIRPSCFALAAAALLSALSACTVGPDYHGAPVVAQDARNSATFVRTPASGMAATPAPNQWWLAFNDPQLNDLIAAAFAHSPDVHIAQARLRESRSQLQVQRANELPKVSGTLAAVRMREPDLSSLSSGSSSGGSGSSTGRGPLQLYTAGFDATWEIDLFGGTRRAIEAASADAQAVDADLADTQVSLAAEVAQTYVELRDQQTRLELARRQAETEQKMLTLTQQRRERGTAADIDVERLTTQVENTRATLIPLDAQLTDSLDRLAVLTGREPGALDAQLAAARPLPVLPETVAVGDPSVMLQQRPDIRAAERRLASSNAQIGEHIADFFPKVTLLGDIGFSAGDPGHLVRKNNFSWIGAPYLQWNALDFGRTLGNVHAAEASRDEAEARYTKAVLGALQDANSSLSRYGHQREHVVTLQKVEASATHSATLMRQRYSAGVATLIDLLDTQRTEFTAQQNVVAGQAELLKDFVSLQKSLGLGWQAQQG encoded by the coding sequence ATGATGTTCATTCGCCCCTCGTGTTTCGCACTGGCCGCCGCCGCGCTTCTGTCCGCCTTGTCGGCTTGCACGGTCGGCCCGGATTATCACGGCGCGCCCGTGGTTGCACAGGACGCCCGCAACAGCGCGACCTTTGTGCGTACACCGGCCTCCGGCATGGCCGCGACGCCTGCACCGAATCAGTGGTGGCTCGCGTTCAACGACCCGCAGTTGAACGATCTGATTGCCGCCGCCTTTGCGCACAGTCCCGACGTGCATATCGCACAGGCGCGGCTGCGGGAATCGCGTTCGCAGTTGCAGGTGCAGCGTGCGAACGAGTTGCCGAAGGTGTCGGGCACGCTCGCCGCGGTGCGCATGCGCGAACCCGATCTGAGTTCGCTCAGTTCGGGGAGCTCCTCAGGCGGCAGTGGCTCGTCGACGGGGCGCGGTCCGCTGCAGCTCTACACCGCGGGATTTGACGCAACGTGGGAAATCGACCTGTTTGGCGGCACACGGCGCGCAATCGAAGCGGCGTCGGCGGATGCGCAAGCGGTCGACGCCGATCTTGCGGACACCCAGGTATCGCTCGCAGCCGAAGTTGCGCAGACCTACGTGGAACTGCGCGATCAGCAGACGCGGCTTGAACTCGCGCGGCGTCAGGCGGAAACCGAACAGAAGATGTTGACGCTCACGCAGCAGCGGCGCGAACGCGGCACGGCGGCGGACATCGATGTCGAACGCCTGACCACGCAGGTCGAGAATACGCGTGCGACGTTGATTCCACTCGATGCGCAGCTAACCGATTCGCTCGACCGCCTGGCCGTGCTGACCGGCCGTGAACCGGGCGCGCTGGACGCACAGCTTGCCGCCGCACGGCCGCTGCCGGTGTTGCCGGAGACGGTCGCCGTCGGCGATCCGTCGGTGATGCTGCAACAGCGCCCCGACATTCGTGCGGCGGAGCGGCGTCTTGCATCGAGCAATGCGCAGATCGGCGAACACATTGCCGACTTTTTCCCGAAAGTGACGTTGCTCGGCGATATCGGCTTCAGTGCGGGCGATCCGGGCCACCTCGTGCGCAAGAACAATTTCAGTTGGATCGGCGCTCCCTATTTGCAATGGAATGCACTCGATTTCGGGCGCACGCTGGGTAACGTGCACGCGGCCGAAGCATCGCGTGACGAAGCCGAGGCCCGTTATACGAAAGCGGTGCTCGGCGCGTTGCAGGACGCGAATTCATCGCTCTCGCGCTATGGGCATCAGCGCGAGCACGTCGTCACGTTGCAAAAGGTGGAGGCATCCGCAACTCACTCGGCCACGCTGATGCGGCAGCGCTATTCCGCGGGCGTCGCCACATTGATCGATCTGCTTGATACGCAGCGCACGGAATTCACCGCGCAGCAGAATGTTGTCGCGGGGCAGGCCGAGTTGCTGAAGGACTTTGTGTCGCTACAGAAAAGCCTCGGGTTAGGCTGGCAGGCGCAGCAAGGTTAG
- a CDS encoding phosphoglycerate mutase family protein, translated as MAPDRIMFIRHAEKPDASAGLGIEADGKADEESLAVRGWQRAGALARFFCPIDEARSERLTPATVFAAGNGPASKSKRSMQTVTPLVALLRQTSQVNYITAYLKEDGAALMTDVLTQRGIVLIAWEHKVLPPLIGHVPGAPTVPAAWPDERFDMVWILDRAEGRWSFSQRPQLLLAGDRAEPIR; from the coding sequence ATGGCACCTGATCGAATCATGTTTATCCGGCATGCGGAGAAGCCCGACGCCAGCGCGGGTCTCGGGATCGAAGCGGACGGCAAGGCCGACGAAGAAAGCCTCGCGGTTCGCGGCTGGCAGCGTGCCGGTGCGTTGGCGCGATTCTTCTGTCCGATCGACGAGGCGCGTTCCGAGCGTCTCACGCCGGCCACCGTATTCGCCGCGGGAAACGGTCCTGCCAGCAAGAGCAAGCGCTCGATGCAGACCGTCACGCCTCTCGTTGCGCTGCTGCGGCAAACATCGCAGGTGAACTACATCACGGCGTACCTGAAGGAAGACGGGGCAGCGCTCATGACGGACGTACTGACTCAACGCGGCATCGTGCTGATCGCGTGGGAACACAAAGTACTGCCGCCGCTAATCGGACACGTGCCCGGCGCGCCCACGGTTCCTGCTGCATGGCCGGATGAGCGCTTCGACATGGTTTGGATACTCGATCGCGCCGAGGGCCGATGGTCATTCTCGCAACGTCCACAATTGCTGCTCGCGGGCGATCGCGCCGAGCCGATCAGGTAG
- a CDS encoding YhbY family RNA-binding protein, translating into MPAFSLTPAERAALRTQAQALKPVVLIGAEGLTDAVLAEIDDHLAAHNLIKIRVSDDDHGARDAICEQICDSLDAAPIQHIGKLLVIWKPEASESDAMHGVHGVRTDTGMARKGAAPRVVKVVKRSPNAPAIRRSKRRKLVVRGNERVTAGGNVKRAKKRQTSAKRQSQGHK; encoded by the coding sequence ATGCCCGCCTTTTCTCTGACTCCCGCCGAGCGCGCCGCGCTGCGCACCCAGGCGCAGGCGCTCAAGCCTGTCGTCCTGATCGGCGCCGAAGGGCTGACTGATGCTGTGCTCGCCGAAATCGACGACCACCTCGCAGCGCACAATCTGATCAAGATCCGCGTGTCGGACGACGACCACGGCGCACGCGATGCAATCTGCGAGCAGATTTGCGACAGTCTCGATGCCGCCCCAATCCAGCATATCGGCAAGCTGCTCGTGATCTGGAAACCTGAAGCGAGCGAGTCCGATGCCATGCATGGCGTGCATGGCGTCCGCACGGATACCGGCATGGCGAGGAAAGGTGCTGCGCCGCGCGTCGTCAAGGTCGTCAAACGCTCGCCCAATGCACCGGCGATACGTCGTTCGAAGCGTCGGAAACTGGTGGTCCGCGGTAACGAGCGCGTGACCGCGGGCGGCAACGTCAAACGTGCGAAGAAACGCCAGACGAGCGCGAAGCGCCAGAGTCAGGGCCATAAGTAA
- a CDS encoding Dyp-type peroxidase produces the protein MSPISSQISAAQHALDTEPQYIDAPLSAAAAFLVLVVKDDAASIATVRSVVASIDDLVKNVRIRANQAVFTCNVGISHRVWGALTGKPAPSELGPFREVRGATHTAVATAGDLLYHIRADSTDLIIEFEKILLEAFGDSVTAVDDVAGFRYFDGRDLLEFIDGTANPDGLSLPAATIVGDEDPAYTGGSYVVIQKYLHDLSAWRAQTVEAQEAIIGRTKFDNVELPDATEGQKSHKTLCTIEDAEGEHDILRDNMPFAVPGRGEYGTYFIGYSRHLWVIEKMLERMFIGNPPPLHDRILDFSKAVAGVTFFAPARKFLSDLAD, from the coding sequence GTGAGCCCGATATCTTCGCAGATCTCTGCCGCCCAGCACGCACTCGATACCGAGCCGCAGTACATCGATGCGCCCCTGTCGGCGGCCGCCGCGTTCCTGGTCCTCGTCGTCAAGGACGATGCCGCGTCGATCGCCACCGTCCGCTCCGTGGTGGCCAGCATCGACGACCTCGTCAAGAACGTCAGGATCCGGGCCAATCAGGCAGTGTTCACCTGCAACGTCGGGATCTCGCATCGCGTGTGGGGGGCCCTCACCGGGAAGCCCGCGCCCAGCGAGCTCGGGCCGTTCCGGGAAGTGCGGGGCGCCACGCACACGGCGGTGGCGACAGCGGGCGATCTGCTGTACCACATCCGTGCCGACTCCACGGACCTGATCATCGAGTTCGAGAAGATTCTGCTCGAGGCCTTCGGCGACTCCGTCACCGCTGTCGACGACGTAGCCGGCTTTCGCTACTTCGACGGACGCGACCTGCTCGAGTTTATCGACGGCACCGCGAATCCCGACGGTCTCAGCCTGCCCGCCGCGACGATCGTGGGCGACGAAGATCCGGCCTACACCGGCGGCAGCTATGTCGTGATCCAGAAGTATCTGCACGACCTGTCAGCCTGGCGCGCGCAGACCGTGGAGGCTCAGGAGGCGATCATCGGGCGCACCAAGTTCGACAACGTCGAGTTGCCGGACGCAACAGAAGGCCAGAAGTCGCACAAGACACTTTGCACGATCGAAGACGCCGAGGGCGAGCACGACATCCTGCGCGACAACATGCCGTTCGCGGTCCCCGGCCGCGGCGAGTACGGCACCTACTTTATCGGCTATTCACGTCATCTCTGGGTGATCGAGAAGATGCTGGAACGGATGTTCATCGGCAACCCTCCGCCGCTGCACGACCGGATCCTGGACTTCTCGAAGGCCGTCGCCGGCGTGACGTTCTTCGCACCGGCCCGCAAGTTTCTGAGCGACCTGGCCGATTGA